The proteins below come from a single Drosophila kikkawai strain 14028-0561.14 chromosome 3R, DkikHiC1v2, whole genome shotgun sequence genomic window:
- the Tsp96F gene encoding CD81 antigen: MGLNGCCSCVKYLMVLINILFWLIGLTIVVTSVWMLTDPTFMLSMTQSYNHYHIALYVFLGIGILITLGAFFGCWGVCRESQCLLVSFFCVILIVMVAQIAAGAWAFHNKDKLDDIVRAAVKSSVQEEYGQSTMSSRTVTFDTLQKNLKCCGADGPGDWATSRFNNVDRTNIVEIAVSSMNVFYNIPESCCKDDLKDNECDLSRRLKFGGPLNAAIYQQGCVDKLIDIIYENWVTIFAVTAAVILLELLSLTFALSLCCAVRNQHYKA, translated from the exons ATGGGGCTCAACGGCTGCTGTTCGTGCGTCAAATATCTGATGGTccttataaacattttattctGG CTCATTGGCCTGACCATCGTGGTCACATCCGTCTGGATGCTGACAGATCCCACGTTCATGCTGTCCATGACACAATCCTACAATCATTACCATATAGCCCTCTACGTTTTCCTGGGCATCGGCATATTGATCACCCTGGGCGCATTCTTCGGCTGCTGGGGCGTGTGCCGAGAGTCGCAGTGTCTGCTGGTTTCG TTCTTCTGTGTCATACTCATTGTGATGGTGGCACAAATTGCAGCCGGTGCCTGGGCCTTCCACAATAAAGATAAGCTGGATGACATTGTCCGGGCGGCCGTCAAGTCCTCAGTTCAGGAGGAGTACGGACAGTCCACCATGAGTTCGCGCACCGTCACATTCGATACGCTGCAAAAGAAT TTGAAGTGCTGCGGTGCCGATGGACCTGGCGATTGGGCCACGAGTCGTTTTAATAACGTGGATCGCACAAATATTGTGGAGATTGCCGTTTCTTCCATGAATGTCTTCTACAATATACCCGAATCCTGCTGCAAAGATGATCTAAAGGATAATGAGTGCGATCTGTCGCGTCGTTTGAAATTTGGTGGTCCCCTAAATGCTGCCATTTATCAGCAG GGCTGCGTTGACAAACTGATTGATATAATTTACGAGAACTGGGTCACCATCTTTGCCGTCACTGCCGCTGTTATTCTGCTGGAGCTGCTCTCCCTGACCTTCGCCCTGAGCCTGTGCTGTGCGGTGAGGAATCAGCACTACAAGGCCTGA